The following proteins are co-located in the Pelagicoccus sp. SDUM812003 genome:
- a CDS encoding ATP-binding cassette domain-containing protein, producing MNPEPKISQFPFSSLETFNAFLRLQHLPASPELPASLSAYWEALPWETKQASGLSLDGLQNACLQHQQLADSTEDDCSLTSLEVLAGFDKDRNPEPHNLRFEPGDVVCLVGPTGSGKSRFLADIECLAQGDTPTGRRIRINGASPETLDRFNGESGLVAQITQNMNFIMDLSADDFLTMHAESRGIENCEEVVAQVLQEAISMSGEPFSPNSQITQLSGGQSRSLMIADAAFLSPKPIVLIDEIENAGVDRNRALKLFIEKGKIVLLSTHDPILALSGHKRLIIANGAVSKVIIPDEAERRACQKLQALDRAIADARERLRRGERVTL from the coding sequence ATGAATCCCGAGCCCAAAATCAGCCAATTCCCCTTCTCCTCCCTCGAGACCTTCAACGCGTTTTTGCGACTGCAGCACTTGCCCGCCAGCCCCGAGTTGCCCGCCTCGCTCAGCGCCTATTGGGAAGCCCTTCCCTGGGAAACGAAACAAGCCAGCGGACTCTCACTTGACGGACTGCAAAACGCCTGCCTCCAGCATCAGCAGCTCGCCGATTCGACGGAAGACGATTGCTCGCTCACCTCCCTGGAGGTGCTGGCCGGCTTCGACAAGGACCGTAATCCAGAGCCTCACAACCTTCGCTTCGAGCCCGGCGACGTCGTCTGTCTGGTCGGTCCCACCGGCTCGGGCAAAAGCCGTTTCCTGGCGGACATCGAGTGCCTCGCCCAGGGTGACACACCCACCGGCCGTCGGATACGCATCAACGGCGCGTCGCCGGAAACCCTCGACCGATTCAACGGCGAGAGCGGCTTGGTGGCCCAGATCACTCAGAACATGAACTTCATCATGGACCTCAGCGCCGACGATTTCCTGACGATGCACGCCGAGAGCCGCGGCATCGAAAACTGCGAAGAGGTAGTCGCCCAAGTCCTGCAGGAAGCCATCTCCATGTCCGGCGAGCCCTTCAGTCCGAATAGCCAGATCACCCAGCTTAGCGGCGGCCAATCCCGCTCGCTGATGATCGCCGACGCCGCCTTCCTCAGCCCCAAGCCCATCGTGCTGATCGACGAAATCGAGAACGCCGGAGTGGACCGCAATCGCGCCCTCAAACTCTTCATCGAAAAAGGCAAGATCGTGCTGCTCTCCACCCACGACCCGATTCTCGCCCTCAGCGGTCACAAGCGCCTCATCATCGCCAACGGCGCCGTTAGCAAAGTCATCATACCCGACGAAGCCGAACGCCGCGCCTGCCAGAAGCTGCAAGCACTCGACCGGGCCATCGCCGACGCCCGCGAACGCCTGCGACGCGGCGAACGCGTGACGCTTTGA
- a CDS encoding 4Fe-4S binding protein — protein MHFIKPDLCVMCDACRPVCPRNAISAAASAKTYEIDSDLCNDCTNMGAVRCVPQCPTDAIAKS, from the coding sequence ATGCACTTCATCAAGCCAGACCTCTGCGTCATGTGCGACGCCTGTCGCCCTGTTTGTCCTCGCAACGCCATCAGCGCCGCCGCCAGCGCCAAGACCTACGAAATAGACAGCGATCTCTGCAACGACTGCACCAACATGGGAGCCGTGCGCTGCGTGCCGCAGTGCCCGACCGACGCCATCGCTAAGAGCTAG
- a CDS encoding DUF3793 family protein, which yields MTALLQNVPQLTRFLPWRKRLEVLGEKGKRFEQWMFLNASSVLLSEKTGELLALSLLEMEMSLAEVEAGLQRLADEWGIHFRLLFESNGLLKFIVYQEDRLQEVLDEAPFCVMGAQLNYRYPLRADSFIEEVKERWEDFGTVPHEIGIALGYPLDDVFGYMGLLPLACKGVCGWRVYGCMKESQRRSSAFSNARCQALAFIMSPKVA from the coding sequence ATGACGGCACTGCTACAGAACGTTCCTCAACTGACACGCTTTCTCCCTTGGCGGAAGCGCTTGGAAGTTTTGGGTGAGAAGGGCAAGCGTTTCGAGCAGTGGATGTTTCTCAACGCTTCCAGCGTGCTGCTCAGCGAAAAGACGGGCGAGCTGCTCGCACTCAGTCTGCTTGAGATGGAGATGAGCTTAGCGGAGGTGGAAGCGGGGCTTCAGCGCTTGGCCGATGAATGGGGAATTCATTTTCGTTTACTCTTCGAGAGCAACGGTTTGCTCAAGTTTATCGTGTACCAGGAGGACCGGTTGCAAGAGGTCTTGGACGAAGCTCCCTTCTGCGTAATGGGGGCCCAGCTCAACTACCGCTACCCGTTGCGGGCGGATTCCTTCATCGAGGAGGTGAAGGAGCGCTGGGAGGATTTCGGAACGGTGCCGCATGAGATCGGAATCGCTCTCGGTTATCCGCTCGATGATGTCTTTGGCTACATGGGGCTGCTTCCGCTGGCCTGCAAGGGCGTCTGCGGCTGGCGTGTCTACGGCTGCATGAAGGAATCGCAGCGTCGCAGCAGCGCCTTTAGCAACGCTCGCTGCCAAGCCTTGGCCTTTATCATGAGCCCTAAGGTCGCGTAG
- a CDS encoding GTP-binding protein: protein MQLITVGGPPSCGKTSVILKTLKHIVDDGVRVGVVKFDCLSTQDAETFDAAGIPVLTGISANFCPDHYFVTNIEDCFAWGQREKLDLMVSESAGLCNRCAPHIKGFLSVCVLDNLSGVNTPRKVGPMLKTADMVAVTKGDIVSQAEREVFAFRIRQANPKARIQFVNGITGQGAWEISRIWKGAHSADTLEGGRMRFSVPTAVCSYCFGETRIGEEHQQGTVRKIRIPE, encoded by the coding sequence ATGCAGCTGATCACTGTGGGAGGACCGCCTTCGTGCGGCAAAACCAGCGTCATCCTAAAGACGCTCAAGCACATCGTCGACGACGGCGTGCGCGTTGGCGTGGTCAAGTTCGATTGCCTCAGCACCCAGGACGCCGAAACCTTCGATGCGGCGGGCATTCCGGTGCTGACCGGGATTTCGGCGAACTTCTGCCCGGACCATTACTTCGTGACCAATATCGAGGACTGCTTCGCTTGGGGACAACGCGAGAAGCTGGATCTCATGGTCAGCGAAAGCGCCGGCCTGTGCAACCGCTGCGCCCCGCATATCAAAGGCTTTCTCTCGGTCTGCGTGCTGGACAACCTCTCGGGCGTCAATACGCCGCGAAAAGTGGGTCCCATGCTGAAGACCGCCGATATGGTAGCGGTCACCAAAGGCGACATCGTCAGCCAGGCGGAACGCGAAGTATTCGCCTTCAGGATACGTCAGGCCAATCCCAAGGCCCGCATCCAGTTCGTCAATGGCATCACCGGACAAGGCGCCTGGGAGATTAGCCGAATCTGGAAAGGCGCCCATTCCGCCGATACGCTGGAAGGCGGCCGCATGCGCTTTTCGGTACCCACCGCGGTCTGCTCCTACTGCTTCGGCGAGACCCGTATCGGCGAAGAACACCAGCAAGGCACGGTGCGCAAGATCCGTATTCCCGAATGA